GTCCCCGCGCTCCGACTGCTGTTGTCCGTGGGAGTGGTCGGAGGCGATCGCCACTGAGTTCCCGCGGCGGTCACTCTGTTCGAAAAGGGGAGCCATGACACTCGGCACTACACGGACCTCCGACAATCAACTGACGACGAAACCATTACAGGGGGTGCGGTTTCGCACCGGCGGCCCACCGGGACCGGTCTCGATTGCGACGCAGCATCTGCGGCTGCTCGGCGCTGAACCTTCCGAGGGCGATCTCGGCGTGGTAAACCGCACCGGCACCGACGGCGCGACGGTGGAGACTCACCTGTCTTGGAGCGGCGCCGACAGCGAGGTGTGTGACGAGGCGACCACGCAGGCGGCAGCGGGGCTGATGTTCGTGCATGGACGCCGTGACGCGGCGCCACGGGGACTGGCCGTCGACTACATCTCGACCGCAGCCGGTGTGCTCGGCGCTCAGGGCGTGCTGGCCGCACTCATCGGCCGTGCGCGGGGCAATTCAGTTGCCTCGGCGGATGTCTCGCTCGATCGCGTGGCGCTGTTGAGCATCTCGCAGTATCTCGCCGCGGCATGCGCGGACGACGACGAAGCCGGCCCGCTCGCGCCCGGTGGCCCACCGTTCACCACAGCCGACGGCATTCGATTCGAGCTCGAAGCGCTCGACGTCGCGGTGTGGGCAGACTTCTGGCGTGTCATGCGAGCGCCGATGGACGCAGTGGGAAAAGGCTGGCGGCCCTTTCAGTTCCGCTACGCCACCGCGTGTGCCCCGATTCCCGGCGAGTTGCACCACACCGCCATGACCCGCACGTGGGCGCAGGTGCAGGCAGCTGCGGTCGAGTCCGGCGCTGACGTCTGCCGGTTGCATACGCTCACCGAGCGAGCCGAGGAACTGCACCACGGCGCGGAATCCACGCTGCCGTGGGGGTTGACCCTGGGTTCGGCGAATCCCGCGACCGCGACGAGACGCGGACGATGTAGCACCGAACACCCGCTCGCCGGATTCACCGTGTTGGAAGCCGGGCGTCGAGTGCAGGCTCCGCTGGCCGCGCATCTATTAGGGTTGCTCGGCGCGACCGTCGTGCGTATCGAGCCCCCGGGTGGCGATCCACTGCGAGGCATGCCGCCCACCTGCTCGGACATCTCCGCACGCTGGCTGGCCCTCAACCGGGGCAAGGACGCGGTGGAAATCGACATCAAGTCCCCCGCTGACCGAAAACGGCTGTGCGAGTTGGCCACCGACGCTGACGTGTTCTTGCACAACTGGGCGCCGGGCAAGGCTGAGCAACTCGGACTCGACGCAGATACGCTGTCGGCGGCCAATCCCGGCCTGGTGTACGCCTACACCAGCGGCTGGGCGGGCCGGGTCACCGGTGCGCCGATGGGCACCGACTTCATGGTGCAGGCCAGGACCGCGGTCGGGGAGGCGGCCCGCCCGGTCGACGAACCGCCGGTACCGTCGCTGATGACGCTGCTGGATGTGCTCGGCGGCATGCTGGGCGCGGAGGCGATTCTCGCGGGACTGCTGGCACGCGAGCGCAGCGGCCGGGGTGTCCGTGTCGAATCCTCGCTACTTGCCGCCGCGCAGCTGCTCACCGCACCAGCTCTGAACCAGGCCCGCGATGGTCGCGCTCCGCGCCGCCCCGCCGGGTTCCGTCACCCATTGCCGACCGCCGACGGACTACTCACACCGGTCGATGACCATGCCGCAGCCGCTGCCGAGCACGCCGCACAGGTTCGTGCACTGTCCACCGACGACGCCGTCGCGATGCTTCGTGATCGGGGCATCGTCACCACCGCGGTGACAACCGATCTCACCGCCCTGCCCACCGATCCCCGCTTCGCGGGTGCCATGACCCGCGACGAGCACGGCGCCGTCGCGGTGGCGTCACCGTGGAGGTTCCGATGAGCGTCGCGTTACACGATCTGGTCCCCCGCAGGCTGCGCAGATCCTGGGCTGCCGACGGCAGCTACCCCGACTTGGACCTGTATTCGCTGTTCCGGGCACGCCGCTGTCAGGACCCGCACCGGACGGCGTTGTCGGACAGCGAAGGCGCGGTGTCCTATGCGCAACTGGACACCATGGCACGGCAGCTGGCCGCGGGGCTCGCTGCCCAAGGGATCGGTGCCGGCGATGTCGTCGGCGTTCAGCTCGCCAACTGTCGCGCGGCCGTGATCACGGACCTCGCTGTGGCGGCATTGGGCGCAGTCGCATTGCCATTCCCAGCCGGTCGTGGCATGCGGGAGGCAGAGTCGCTGCTGCGGCGCGCCCAGGCCGTGGGTGTGCTGGCCGCCGCAGAGTTCCGCGGACACACCCATGCCGCCGATCTCGCGCAGTTGCTCGGCCGGCTGCCGATGTTGCGTTTCGTCGCCGCGGTCGGCGCCGATCCGGTACCGGATCGCTGTGTGTCGTTCGCCGGACTGTTCCGTGGTGAAGGGCAGGACTTCGTGCCCGCTCGCCCCGATCCGGACGCGGCGGCTCGCATTCTGGTCTCCTCCGGGTCGGAGTCGGAGCCGAAAATGGTCGCCTACTCCCACAACGCGCTCGCCGGCGGCCGCGGCAACTTCATGGCCTCGCTCTTGACCAACGGCCGCCCGCCATACAGCCTGTTCCTCGTGCCCCTCGCCACGGCATTCGGCAGCAACGGCACGGCCGTCACGCTGGCCAGGCATGGGGGCGCGCTGATTCTGCTCGACCATTTCGCGCCGCTGGAAGCGTTGGCAGCCATCGAACGACATCGTCCGACCCACGTGCTCGGAGTCCCGACCATGGTTCGGATGATGCTGGAGCATGGCGCGGCGCAGACGGACACCTCGTCGCTGACGGCGCTGATCCTGGGTGGTTCGCAACTCGACGCCACCACCGCCCAGGAGGCACAGCGAGCTTTCGGATGCTCGGTGGTGAACCTCTACGGTTCGGCCGACGGCGTGAACTGCCACACCGACATCGCCGATATCGACACGGAGACAACCACTTCCGGAGTTCTGGTCGGGCGACCGGACCCGCACGTCGCGCAGATCCGAATCGATCGGGTCGACACCGGACAGATCGCGGCGCCGGGCCAAACCGGAGAAATAGTCGCCCGTGGTCCGATGACGCCACTGTGCTACGTCGGGGACCCACAGCTGGACGCGCGCTACCGCACCAGCGACGGATGGGTACGCACCGGCGATCTCGGCGTTCTCGACCCCGCAGGCCGCTTGCATGTGGTCGGGCGGCTCAAGGAGATCGTCATCCGCGGTGGCGCGAACATCAGCCCCGCCGAGGTGGAGCGCGTGCTCGCCACGCATCCCGATGTCCGCGATGTGACGTGTATCGGTGTCCCGCACGAGGTGCTTGGTGAACGTCTGGCCGCCTGTGTCGTTCCACGGCCGGGCAGCGTGCCCGACCTCGAGCGGCTGTGTGCTCACTTGGCGGCCAACGGCATGGAGCGTGGCAAACATCCCGAGTCGCTCCTGCTGCTCGACGCCCTACCGTTGACACCAGCCGGTAAACCAGACCGAGCGGTTCTGCAAGCAAAGCTGACTGCGTCCGTGCGCTGAAGATGCCGCGGGGCAGCTGTTTTCCCAACTGCCCCGCTACCATCCTTGGCGGTCAGGCTCCGGACAACGCCTTCTTCAGCGTGGTCGCGGCGTCCCGGTAGACGGACAGAAGATCCTCATCCTGGCTGGGATAGTTCACGATCGGCACCTGCTTGACGTCGGCGTCCGGAAGGACAGTTCCGGTGGACATGTGCGCGTTGTCGAGCACGAACTGCGGTTTCTTCGCCGCGAGCTCGACCAACTGACCGGGAGTGACCGCTTCGGGGCCGTACGTGCCCAGAATCCGCGCACCGGCCAGGTCGGCAGCCCAGGTCGAAAAGACCTGGGCGACAGCGGTCGGCTGCGTGCCACCGGGCCACGCCGACCGGACGTCGCCGCTGAGTTTCTCGTACTCGGTGCTGAACGTCGCGGTCCATGCCTGCGCCGCCGCACTGGTGCCGAAACGCTGGCCGAGCGCCTGCACCTGGGCTTTCACTTTCTCCGCGGAATTGTCGAGGTCGACTTCGATCAGTTCGGCCTTCGATCCCGCGGCTTCCTCGATCTTGGCTGCGAACGGTTCGAACGGCGCGTAGAGCACGAAGTCCGCCTCTGCCACGGCGGTCAGGTCGGAGGGCTTGGGATCGTAGTCGGGGGCATGATGTACCGACGGTGGCACGATGACTTTCACCTCTTCGGCGCCTGCGGCTTTGGCGAACGCGGCCTCCCAGGTGGTGGTGGCCACGACCCTCGGATGGGCGTGTCCGTGGTCGTGGGTGTGCTCGCTCGCGGAACTCGAACATCCGCCGAGCAGGACACTTGCTGCCACGACCACGCTCGTCGTCACCGTGATACCGGCGGTCAATGGTCGGAAGCGCGCCATGGGATGTTTCTCCGTTCAGGGATCAGATGAGCCGCGAAGGCGACTGCCCCCGCGGTGAGGACCAGAACCGGCCCGGGGGGAAGGTCGAAGGCCAGCGCCAGCAGAAATCCGACGAGATTCACGGCAATGCCGATACCGATGGCCCAGAAGAGGATCGGGGTCAGCGAGTTCCCCAGTCGGCGAGCAGTCAAGGCGGGCAGCAGCGTGAGCGCATCGACCAGAAGCGCACCGGTGAGCCGAATCGCTCCGGCCACCGCTACCGCGATCAAAACGAGCAGGACCAGGGTGAGCCGCCGCACCGCCACACCGGCGACCAACGCCAGTTCGCGATCATGCAGCAGCAGCGCGAGATCCCGCCTCCGCCACCAGAACAGCGCGGGCACCGCCACCGCCAACACAGCCAACACAACCACGTCCTGAACACGGACCGCGAGAATGGAACCCCAGAGCAGCGAAAAGGCCGCCGAGGCGTTCACTCCCGCCACCGCCAACACCAGAAGTGCTGCGGCAACGGCCGAACTCATCAGCAAACCCATCGCGCCGGACAAGGTCTCCGGTGTCCGTGCCAGTGGGCTGATCGCAGCCCCCGCGACCGCGCACGCGATCAGCCCGCACAGCGCCGGATCCACACCGGTCAACATCCCGACCGCGGCACCGAGCAGCGCGACGTGCATCATCGCGAACCGGACCGGAATGATGTCCAGCCCCACGATCGCGACACCGATCACCGGCAGCCCGACCGAGCCGAACAGCAACGCCACCCCGGCGCGCTGCACCGACGCCATCCCGAGCAGATCGGCCACTTGCGCAGGCCCGTTCACGACACCTCCCGCAACCGGCCTGCGGCCATCTCCAACACGCGGTCACAGCGACGTGCCAGCGCCCGGTCATGGGTAACCACGATGAGGGTGACAGGCAACTCCGCGAGCACCTCGGCGGCTTCCTCCTGGCCCGCGAAATCGAGTGCGGCCGTGGGTTCGTCGGCCAGGACGATCCCTGCGCCTGCCGCGACACACCCGACCGCACGGGCGAGATGCATGCGCTGCAGCTGCCCTCCCGAGAGCGTGTCGAGTGGTCGCGTCAGCAACCCGCCGACACCCAACCGCGTCGCCATCGCTTGCGCGTGCCGAGCGTCGCCACTGCTGGCCAAGAGCTCACCGGCCAGCAGCGGAAAACGGCCCGCCGCAGGTCGCTGCGGAATCCACGCGCATACCCGACGACGCCACGAATAGTCCGCCGTCGCGCGGCCACCACGGCCGCCGATGGCGATCTCGCCGTGCACGGCCGTGTGCAGACCGATCACCGCGCGCAGCAGAGTTGTCTTGCCGGAACCGTTCGTGCCGGTCAATGCGACTCGCTGGCCGCAGGTAACCTCGAGGTCGACTTCGCTGACCACGTCCACGCGCCCGTGCCGGCACGACACCTCCGTCAACCGCAGATCCAGCCCCACCATCACCCCACCTCCTT
The DNA window shown above is from Nocardia sp. NBC_01730 and carries:
- a CDS encoding CoA transferase, with protein sequence MTLGTTRTSDNQLTTKPLQGVRFRTGGPPGPVSIATQHLRLLGAEPSEGDLGVVNRTGTDGATVETHLSWSGADSEVCDEATTQAAAGLMFVHGRRDAAPRGLAVDYISTAAGVLGAQGVLAALIGRARGNSVASADVSLDRVALLSISQYLAAACADDDEAGPLAPGGPPFTTADGIRFELEALDVAVWADFWRVMRAPMDAVGKGWRPFQFRYATACAPIPGELHHTAMTRTWAQVQAAAVESGADVCRLHTLTERAEELHHGAESTLPWGLTLGSANPATATRRGRCSTEHPLAGFTVLEAGRRVQAPLAAHLLGLLGATVVRIEPPGGDPLRGMPPTCSDISARWLALNRGKDAVEIDIKSPADRKRLCELATDADVFLHNWAPGKAEQLGLDADTLSAANPGLVYAYTSGWAGRVTGAPMGTDFMVQARTAVGEAARPVDEPPVPSLMTLLDVLGGMLGAEAILAGLLARERSGRGVRVESSLLAAAQLLTAPALNQARDGRAPRRPAGFRHPLPTADGLLTPVDDHAAAAAEHAAQVRALSTDDAVAMLRDRGIVTTAVTTDLTALPTDPRFAGAMTRDEHGAVAVASPWRFR
- a CDS encoding ABC transporter ATP-binding protein, coding for MVGLDLRLTEVSCRHGRVDVVSEVDLEVTCGQRVALTGTNGSGKTTLLRAVIGLHTAVHGEIAIGGRGGRATADYSWRRRVCAWIPQRPAAGRFPLLAGELLASSGDARHAQAMATRLGVGGLLTRPLDTLSGGQLQRMHLARAVGCVAAGAGIVLADEPTAALDFAGQEEAAEVLAELPVTLIVVTHDRALARRCDRVLEMAAGRLREVS
- a CDS encoding metal ABC transporter permease, whose translation is MNGPAQVADLLGMASVQRAGVALLFGSVGLPVIGVAIVGLDIIPVRFAMMHVALLGAAVGMLTGVDPALCGLIACAVAGAAISPLARTPETLSGAMGLLMSSAVAAALLVLAVAGVNASAAFSLLWGSILAVRVQDVVVLAVLAVAVPALFWWRRRDLALLLHDRELALVAGVAVRRLTLVLLVLIAVAVAGAIRLTGALLVDALTLLPALTARRLGNSLTPILFWAIGIGIAVNLVGFLLALAFDLPPGPVLVLTAGAVAFAAHLIPERRNIPWRASDH
- a CDS encoding metal ABC transporter solute-binding protein, Zn/Mn family, translated to MAASVLLGGCSSSASEHTHDHGHAHPRVVATTTWEAAFAKAAGAEEVKVIVPPSVHHAPDYDPKPSDLTAVAEADFVLYAPFEPFAAKIEEAAGSKAELIEVDLDNSAEKVKAQVQALGQRFGTSAAAQAWTATFSTEYEKLSGDVRSAWPGGTQPTAVAQVFSTWAADLAGARILGTYGPEAVTPGQLVELAAKKPQFVLDNAHMSTGTVLPDADVKQVPIVNYPSQDEDLLSVYRDAATTLKKALSGA
- a CDS encoding class I adenylate-forming enzyme family protein, whose amino-acid sequence is MSVALHDLVPRRLRRSWAADGSYPDLDLYSLFRARRCQDPHRTALSDSEGAVSYAQLDTMARQLAAGLAAQGIGAGDVVGVQLANCRAAVITDLAVAALGAVALPFPAGRGMREAESLLRRAQAVGVLAAAEFRGHTHAADLAQLLGRLPMLRFVAAVGADPVPDRCVSFAGLFRGEGQDFVPARPDPDAAARILVSSGSESEPKMVAYSHNALAGGRGNFMASLLTNGRPPYSLFLVPLATAFGSNGTAVTLARHGGALILLDHFAPLEALAAIERHRPTHVLGVPTMVRMMLEHGAAQTDTSSLTALILGGSQLDATTAQEAQRAFGCSVVNLYGSADGVNCHTDIADIDTETTTSGVLVGRPDPHVAQIRIDRVDTGQIAAPGQTGEIVARGPMTPLCYVGDPQLDARYRTSDGWVRTGDLGVLDPAGRLHVVGRLKEIVIRGGANISPAEVERVLATHPDVRDVTCIGVPHEVLGERLAACVVPRPGSVPDLERLCAHLAANGMERGKHPESLLLLDALPLTPAGKPDRAVLQAKLTASVR